ACCGGGACGACGAGATGGGCCACCTGACCGCGGGCGTGCACGCCGGCGTCGGTGCGGCCGGCGACGGTGAGCATGGGCGGCGGATCGAGGCGCAGGGCGCGGGCCAGCGCGTCCTCGATGACGCCCTGCACGGTCCGCTGGTTCGGCTGCCGCGCCCAGCCCGCGAAGTCCGACCCGTCGTAACCGATGTCGAGCCGGAGTCGTACCAGTGCGGTCATGTCAGCCGGATTGTCTTTCGTCGCCACTGCCTGTCCGTTCCCCCCGTGAGCCGATGTGCCCGACGGGTGCTCCCCTGACACGCTCCCCAGCGAATCGTCGCCCCCCTGCCATGACCATGAGATCAAGTCTGGCAAAGACCAGGGCCCGCCGTCCCTTCCGGAACGGCGGGCCCTGACGAATGTCGAGCAAACGCTCGGCCAGGTCAGACCGCTGTTTACTCCTTCTCGCCCGCCGCAGGGTCAGCCTCGGCCTTGGCGGCGTCGTCGGCCGGGGTCTCCTCGGCCTTCGCCTCCTCGACCTTGGCGTCCTGCGCCTTGGTCTCCTCAGCCGGGGTCTCCTCGGCCTTGGGCGCGGGCGCGGGCTTGGCGGCCGGCATGGCCTCCTGCACCAGCTCGATCACGGCCATCGGGGCGTTGTCGCCCTTGCGGGGCCCGATCTTGGTGATGCGGGTGTAGCCGCCGGGACGGTTCGCGTAGCGCGGCGCGATCTCGGTGAAGAGCTCGTGCACGACGCCCTTGTCCCGGATCACCCGGGCCACCTGGCGGCGGTTGTGCAGGTCGCCCTTGCGGGCCTTGGTGATCAGCTTCTCCGCGAGCGGCCGCACCCGCCGGGCCTTGGCCTCGGTGGTGGTGATGCGGCCGTGCTCGAACAGCGCCGTCGCCAGGTTCGCCAGCATCCGCCGCTGGTGAGCGGGGCTGCCGCCGAAGCGGGTGCCCTTGGTGGGCTTGGGCATGGTGCTTCCTTCCTGCGCCGGCCGTATCAGGTACCGGCGTCAGCCGTGTTGAACTGCACTTGCTTCGCGTGTCCAGACGCCCGCGCGCCTGTGCGGCCCGGACGGCCGGGGAACGCGCCCCGGCCGTCGCGGTCCGGTCAGTACTGCTCGGTTTCGGCGTAGCTCTGGTCGTCGTCGCCGTAGGTGTCCGCCGCCGCGCTCGGGTCGAACCCGGGCGGGGAGTCCTTCAGCGACAGGCCCATGTCGCTGAGCTTCTGCTTGACTTCCTCTATTGACTTCGCACCGAAGTTGCGGATGTCGAGGAGGTCCTGCTCGCTGCGGGCCACGAGCTCGCCCACCGAGTGGATGCCCTCGCGCTTGAGGCAGTTGTAGGAGCGGACGGTGAGGTTCA
The sequence above is drawn from the Actinomadura hallensis genome and encodes:
- the rplQ gene encoding 50S ribosomal protein L17 — encoded protein: MPKPTKGTRFGGSPAHQRRMLANLATALFEHGRITTTEAKARRVRPLAEKLITKARKGDLHNRRQVARVIRDKGVVHELFTEIAPRYANRPGGYTRITKIGPRKGDNAPMAVIELVQEAMPAAKPAPAPKAEETPAEETKAQDAKVEEAKAEETPADDAAKAEADPAAGEKE